The following proteins are encoded in a genomic region of Ostrea edulis chromosome 7, xbOstEdul1.1, whole genome shotgun sequence:
- the LOC125655341 gene encoding E3 ubiquitin-protein ligase TRIM71-like, producing MMATPNPQAQEVITCDLCVKPTQQFCNSCQVSLCVDCVNKHVDKLKYQQHDIVHFKDRKIQLVFPECEFHSSQRCEVHCQQCDVPVCLKCIVGPHNGHKVKDMPEIFNEKKKELEKETKEIESTIIPQYKKKNEETESKLSIIMAEFGELDKEKEKHRKFWHQEVDTIFNKLGSLMKSIKENLLAALNSHQSKIKNQIPDMTQTVQQNKEILKSNNVSAVTNYKSKLQEYRNMPTDIDVKLPSLKTNTVQGRELSLELEDYKASLTQTTLSSLTDEVSYLSLQKLLKQPKSITTIPTGVNPLLHVACVGVDEAWVSGKDKTITRVDIHGSVRDTVTTTCEEWPNDITVTRQGELVYSDVHNRTVNIVRHGRTETLITTPQGWHPGQLCCTKYGDILVSMLTTDYSQRKIVRYQGHTEKQEIDRDEDGEPIYKGGKYTLFVVENNNGDICASDNNADTVVVVNKSGRVRFRYDGTPAKRKKSFNPRHIVTDSMSQIIVADINNACLHILDQNGQFLRCVDNCGLDKPRGLSVDSEGRLWVGLYQSGEVKVIQYMK from the coding sequence ATGATGGCCACGCCCAACCCCCAGGCACAGGAGGTCATCACCTGTGACCTTTGTGTCAAGCCTACCCAGCAGTTCTGTAACAGTTGTCAAGTCAGTTTGTGTGTGGACTGTGTTAATAAACATGTGGACAAGCTCAAGTACCAACAACATGACATCGTTCATTTCAAAGACAGAAAGATACAACTTGTTTTTCCTGAGTGTGAATTTCACTCCAGCCAGAGATGTGAGGTTCACTGCCAGCAATGTGATGTTCCAGTTTGCCTGAAATGTATAGTTGGTCCCCATAATGGACACAAAGTCAAGGATATGCCAGAAATATTCAATGAGAAAAAAAAGGAGCTTGAAAAggaaaccaaagaaattgaatcCACCATTATTCCACAGTACAagaagaaaaatgaagaaacagAAAGCAAACTATCCATTATAATGGCCGAATTTGGTGAACTggacaaagaaaaagaaaagcacAGAAAATTCTGGCACCAAGAAGTCGACACCATTTTCAATAAGCTTGGTTCTTTGATGAAGTCAATAAAAGAGAATCTCCTGGCTGCTCTAAACTCTCACCAATCCaaaatcaaaaatcaaattccAGACATGACCCAAACAGttcaacaaaacaaagaaattctGAAGTCCAACAATGTGTCTGCAGTCACTAACTACAAATCCAAACTCCAGGAATACAGGAACATGCCTACTGATATTGATGTCAAACTGCCATCACTCAAAACCAACACAGTCCAAGGGAGAGAACTCAGCCTGGAATTAGAGGACTACAAGGCTAGCCTGACACAGACAACACTGTCCAGTCTGACAGACGAAGTCTCCTATTTATCTTTACAAAAGCTGTTAAAGCAACCCAAATCAATTACAACCATTCCTACTGGAGTTAATCCTCTACTCCATGTTGCCTGTGTGGGAGTGGATGAAGCCTGGGTTAGTGGTAAAGATAAAACCATAACACGTGTTGACATACACGGGTCTGTACGGGACACTGTCACCACGACATGTGAAGAATGGCCTAATGACATCACAGTGACCAGACAGGGAGAACTGGTGTACAGTGATGTTCACAATAGAACTGTGAACATTGTCAGACACGGGAGAACAGAGACACTGATAACCACACCACAGGGCTGGCATCCAGGTCAACTATGCTGTACTAAGTATGGGGACATCCTGGTCAGTATGCTTACTACTGATTATAGCCAACGTAAAATTGTCCGTTATCAGGGACACACAGAGAAACAGGAAATAGATAGAGATGAAGATGGAGAACCAATCTATAAAGGAGGGAAATACACACTGTTTGTGGTGGAGAACAACAATGGAGACATCTGTGCCTCTGATAATAATGCTGACACCGTGGTCGTGGTGAACAAGTCAGGAAGAGTCCGATTCCGATACGACGGTACACCAGCCAAGAGGAAGAAGTCATTTAATCCTAGACATATAGTGACAGACTCCATGAGTCAGATCATTGTGGCAGATATCAACAATGCCTGTCTACACATCCTGGATCAGAACGGACAGTTCCTGAGATGTGTGGACAATTGTGGACTAGATAAACCTCGCGGACTGAGTGTGGACAGTGAGGGGAGGTTGTGGGTAGGGTTATATCAATCAGGAGAAGTGAAAGTGATTcagtacatgaaataa